The Leptospira bourretii genomic sequence TTTTCAAAACTTACCCGGACGGAAAATATTAAGATTTCACAATATAACTCCCGCTAGTTTTTATAAAAATACAACTACTCCTGAAATTCATTCAGCAATGGAAAAATTTGAATCTCTTTCGTATTTAGAAATCGCAAGTTTGTCCATCTTTTGTGATTCGATTTGGTGTGATTCCGAATTTAACTTCCAAACAATTTCAGGATATCAATTCAAAAATCCTTACATCATCCCTATTTGCAAATTATATGAAACGAATTCTAATTTAGATACAGGGATAAAAAACCATTCTTTGGTTTTTGTAGGACGTTATTCTCCACAAAAAAAATGGGAAGACCTGATCGAACTTTTTTCATATTGGGTCGAGGAATTTCCAGATGCCCAGTGTTTGTGTTTGGGTTCTGTGATTGGTGCTTTTGATGGATACTTTGATAAGCTAACAAATATTGTGCGAATTAAAAAATTAGAAGGAAAAGTTCTTTTTTTAACAGGCAAGTCTGACCTAGAAGTAATCTCAATCCTCAAGGAATCAGCTGCTTTTGTTTCGATGAGCGAACATGAAGGTTTTTGTTTGCCAATTTTAGAAGCCTTTGGTTGCGGAATCCCAGTTTTTGCTTATTCAGCTGGCGCTATTCCGGGGACAATGAAAGGTGCTGGTTTTCTTTTTCAAACGAAAGATTACCATTCTCTTCTGCTAAAACTAAAAGAGAATTTATACCAAACAGACAAATTACATTCTTTGATTGAAAATCAATACAAAACATTGAAATTTTATAACCAATTTCCATTCCAAGAAGTGATTGATAACATTCTTAAATCAGGTATCCAATGAATATACATCAATTTTCCGCAGGATTCCAGTTAGGTGATGCAATTTCCCAGGAAATGTTGGAGATCAAACGATTACTATCCAAAGAAGGATATAATGGAAAAATATTTGCTGAAAACGTATTTTCACATGATCGAAAATATGCAGAAAAACTAACCAAAGCGAACATCAAACCAGATGATGCTCTGGTATACCACCATTCCATTCATAGTGAAGCTTTAGAATTTATCTTAAAATTCCCAAACCGAAAAATTCTGATTTATCACAATGTAACTCCTGAAGATTTTTTTACAGGTTATGATCTTAAATTTTCTTATTTGCTACGCAAAGGTAGAGAGGATTTAGAAATGATTCGTGATATCTTTCATCATTCATTTGCCGTATCAAACTTTAACTTGTTAGAACTCCAAGAACTTGGATTTAAAAATGCAAGATTACTTCCTCTGCACTTGAACTTTCAAAAATGGAAAGATGTTCCTAGAGATCTTAAATTAAAAACATTTGCCTACCCTTCCTTTTTATTCGTAGGCCGCATTGCTCCAAACAAAAGACAGGATGATTTGATTCGGTTTGCAAGAACTTGGAAATCAAAAATGGGAAATCAGTTTTCTATGCGAATGTTAGGTTTTTGTAATCCAAACCAACAATCTTATTTAGATGAATTGAATTTTATGATTCACCATTTGGATCTTTCTGAAGAAGTAAAAATTATCTCTTATGTAGATGAAACTATGTTAAAGAAAATCTACTCTGAAAGTAATATGTTTTTGTCTATGAGCGAACACGAAGGATTTTGTGTCCCACTAATGGAAGCAATGTATTTCCATTTACCAGTGGTTGCCTTTGCAGCAGGAGCAATTCCTGAAACATTAGATCATTCAGGAATTCTTTTTGATTCTAAAGATTTTGATTCACTAGTTCCTTTAGTTGATTCTGTGTTCCAAAATTCGGAATTCCGAAATTCAATCATTGGTGCTCAAAATATTAGATTGGATGATTATTTACAATCTACAAGTATTCTCCCCATTCTCGAAGTTGTGAGAAACTAAAAGTGGCAAAAATTTTAATCATCACTGCACGATTTTTGGAACAAGCTTCGGGGGGAGCCGAAAAATTAGCTTACGATTATGCATCCATTTTATCTGAATTTAATGATGTAACAGTTTGTACATCTTCTGCTAAAGATTATGTAAGTTGGAAAAACGAATTTCCCAAAGGGGATCAAATTGAAAATTCGATTCGTGTGAAACGTTTTCCTGTCACACAAACACGAAACATAAAAAAAATGAACCATCTATTAAACCAATGTTTAGAAAAAGGTGATTCTGTTTCAGAAAAAGAACAATGGGAATTTCTAAAAGAACAAGGACCTTATTGCCCAGACTTAGTCAAATATGTAGCCAAAGAACAAAAATCATATGACCTAGCCATTTTAATAGGATACCTTTATTATCCGGTTGTGGCAAGTATTCCTAATTTAGAAATACCTTTTGTCATTGTTCCTACCTTCCATGATGAACCTCCATTCCGCCTTCCTATCTATCGAAAAACATATTCAAATCATTATTTTTATAGTTTTAATGCACCAGAAGAATTGTCAGTTTACGAAAGTTATTCAAAACAAAAACTTAGTTCTTATTTTTTGATTGGAACGTATCTTGTTGATCGTTTTGAAAAACAAAAATCAAAAATTTCTAATTCTACTCAATTGATTACCATCGGTCGTATTGAACCGGCAAAAGGATATCCTGACCTTTTTCATTATTTTGAAAATTGGAAACTTTATTCCAACAGAACAGATGTAAGTATAAAATGTTTAGGTTCCATCTCCTCTTTGGAAATACCAAAAGACCCTTTGATCACATTTACAGGATTCGTAAGTGAAGAGGAAAAAATTTCTGAAATTCAAAAATCCTTTCTTTTATTAAATCCATCTGCTTTTGAGAGTTTTTCGATATCCATAATGGAGGCTTGGATTCAGGAAAAACCTGTTTTGGTCAACGCCAACTCATCTGTAATGCGAGGACATTGTTTAAGAAGTCAAGGTGGGTTGTATTATTCGGATTCTCTTTCATTCCAACGAACCTTGGATTTTCTTTTGGAAAACCGTGACTTGGCCTACAGATTGGGCAGGAATGGAAGAGAATATGTTTTGAAAAATTTTACCCAAGATGTGATTCGTATCAAACTAAACCAGATGGTTAGTATACTACTCGGTTGATCTGCCCTTCAAATTCAGCTAACAAATATTCATGCACAAGACCGTTCGAAGCAAGTAAACTTGGAATCAAAATTGAAAAATCATTTCCATCCATAGAAGTAATTTTTCCATTTGCTTCTAAGACAATTAATCCTGCAGCTGCCATATCCCAAGGTTTTAATCCAAGTTCATAATAACCTTCAAATTTCCCTTCAGCTAACCAGCATAAATCGAGAGTGGCCGCACCAGTTCTACGGATTCCACGAGATTTTTGCAAAATGGATTTATAGTATTGCATAAGTGTATCTAAAGACAAGTTCCTATCGTAAGGAAATCCTGTTACAAAAAGAGAGTCTTTCAAAGAACCTGTTTTGGATACTTGGATTGGAGTTTTTTCTCTGAAAGCTCCTTGTCCTTTGATTGCATGGTAATAGGTATTTAGTTCAGGAAAAAAAACCATTCCAATGACGGGAGTCATTGATTCTGTTTCCACAACTCCAACAGATATTCCATACAATGGCAAACCATGAGTGTAATTTGTGGTTCCGTCCAATGGATCCACAACCCATGTATAACCAGATTTACCATCAATCTTTCCACGTTCTTCCGATAAAATTCCATCCAGAGGAAAGTTTTTTTGAATTTCATCCAGAATCATAGACTCGGCTTTTAAATCTGCTTCTGTGACGAGATTGTACAGACCCTTTTCATCAACCTTCAGTCCAGACTCTTTGTGTTTTTGGACCAAAAAATCGGCAACTTCTGGAAGGAAGTTTAAAAAATGATAAGATCTATCAAGTAATTCAGATTGCATCAATACCCACCAAATTCGATGTTTTTCTTCATTGCGGTGATCTCAACATCTAAATTTAGGGTCTCATCTGCCTTCAGTTTATTTCTTACTTGCTCCGTCGTTTTGATGACTTCGCTTAGTAGAGAACTTAATTCAGTTTTTCGTTTTTCTGATTCTGGTGAATTAACTTCTGAACTCAATTGATTGTATTGGTTTAAAATTTTGAAAACGGTTTCAGGAAAGTAATTCAAAAATTGTTTGGCTTTTCGAAAGGAAAGTGGATCTTCCGCAAGTTTTACACGCAAATCAGAAAGAGAATGTAAATATTCATTACATAGTCCTTGTAGATTAAGATCCTTAAGTAACTTGGACTCCTTTTCCGTTGTGATTCGAAATCCATCCAACTTTTCCATTTGTGATTTGTAATCGCTAAACTCTACTTTATCTTCAAATTTTTTCTTAAGTTCATTCCAGTTTTCTTTTGTTTGGTTGGATGAAAAAAGAAATGGAAAAAAACTAAATGGATAATGGTGCGCTTTCCCAATGGTGGTCCGATAAATGGCAATTCCTAAAAAAACAACATGAATGAAAGCCATCAAGACGTATGAAAACACAAGCAACACTCGATCATTGCTAAACTTTGTACCAAATCCAAAAAAACCAAGAGACAACAATGCTTGCAAATAAATTGCTTCTAACGATTGCTTTGCGGAATAAGAAGACTTATTTCTAGAAAGCCAAAGAACAAAAGGATAAACCATTGCACCAAGTGATGAGATAAAAAAAGGAAAAGGCAATAAAGCCATAGGATAAGTTAAAATTGTTGAAAGATGGGCACGTCTGGCCCATTTCCTTTCTTCTTGATTTTGTTCCAATTGTACTTCTGACATTCTATTTTGATTCCAACAGTTTTTGTTTGATTTCAGACTCAATTTTGATCATTTCTTGTTCTGCAGATTTTCGTTTTTGGCGTCCATCTTCTTGAATTTTTAAAGTTTCTGTAATGGTTTCGATTAACTTTTGATTCACTGATTTTAATGTATCAATTTCAATGATTCCTTTTTCCGACTCTCTCGCAATTTCTACCGTTCCCGACTTCAACATTTCAGCATTTTTTTGGATTAAATCGTTTGTTGTTTTGGAAACTTCTTTTTGTGCTTCCAAAGCTTTCCTTTGGCGTAACAAACCCAATGCGATCACGATTTGATTTTTCCAAAGAGGGATAGTATTTAAAATTGAACTTTGAATTTTTTCAACAAGGACTTGGTTCCCATTCTGAATGAGTCGAATCTGAGGTCCTGTTTGTAACGAAAGGATTCGAGTGAGTTTGAGATCATGGATTTTTTTCTCAAATCGGTCCACCATTTGTACCATATCTTGGTACTGCTGCGAAGCTAAAGTGTCTCCTTGGGCTTTTGCCTTTTCTAACATTTCGGGAAGGATTTTGTCTCGTAGTTCTTTTACCTTTTGGTCACCAGCAGCAATGTACACTTGGATTTCTTTAAAATATTCCAAATTTTTCTCATATAACGCCTGCAATAATGTTATGTCCTTTGTTAGGTTCGTGCGTGCAGTGTGTAACTCATCCACTATTTTTTCAATTTGGGACTGTAGATCTTCAAATTTTGCCAAAAACTTTCTGGAAGCATCAAAAAGACCACCTATGAGTGGAATCTTCGATAATGTCCCACCCTGACCTGCAAAACTATCCAAATTTAAATCTTTGATTTTGAATAATAAATTGTTTAATAGTTCGCCGGCATAACCCGAATCTTTGGTCTTAATTTCAGATAAAACCTTATCCGCAAATTCAGAAACCTTCGCCTGAGCCGGGGCTCCGTAGGAAACTACATCGTTTGGACTATTGAGTTTGATTTGTCCAGTCAGCTCCTCCACCTTTTGTAAATCTTCCTTTGTCAGTTGGAGTTCCGGGTCATTCGTTTTCAGTTCCAAAGAGTCCATTGAGTTTCTGTCCTTTATCGTTTCTCATAAAGATAGGATCGTTTTTTGAATATGAATCAAGCAGAAAACACGAAGGTGCGAAAACATGAACTAGTAAATTTATTTCTCTGAAAATTTGAGCCAAAACCGAGGTTTGGTGACAATTTGATTGCATGGATTGTTATAACTGTTACATTCCTGCGAGAAAAAAATATGCTAAATAAAGATTTGAAATTACCTGCCCTCCTCCCACAAGTTCTGACTGTTGATGTGACAACACTTGACAACCGTTTGATTGACCAATCCGAAGTACGAACATTATTGTTGCGACTCCGTTATCGAAATTACCATCATTACTTAATCATTAAGTTTTTGGTATGTACTGGCCTTTCACTCCCCGAGCTCATCCATCTTAAAATATCTGACTTCAATGCCGAACGCACCATCTTTAAATTAAAGAACGGTGGTCGTTTGCAAAGAAGAAAGATCTTCCTTGAACCTAATTTGGCTTTGGAACTTTATCGTTACTCGTCTGAATTTTCTCCTACAGATTATCTATTCCCTGGCCGTTATGGAAAGTTACGCACGAGAACAGTTCAGAAAATTCTTAAGAATGCAAGTAACCTCATTTCACGAGAAATCCACATACCCTTCCTTCGTGATGTGATCGCATTAGATCTTTTCAAAAAAGGTTTTCCTGTTTGGGAAATCCAAGAGTTTTTGGGACATAGAACCACTCGATCCACCAAGCAAAGAATATTATTGCACATTCCGGTCGAAGAACGAACAGATCCGCGACTTTTTAACCGAAACAAAAACCAAGCAGCGTAAAAATTTCTTGAACCTTTGGTGTTTTCAGAGATTCTAGTCACCAAGTAGGCTCGCCTTGGAAATAAAGACCAAAAAAATCGGAAAGCACACACTCGTTCACCTTAACGGTCGTTTGGACATTACCCATTCGGATGAAGTGGAGGCCAAATTGGCCGACGACGTGCAAAACGGCGAGGGAGATATTATCATCAACCTAGAGCTTATCTCCTATATCTCTTCTTCTGGAATTCGTATCTTTGTTGGGATGGTTCGAGAATTGGACAAACAAGGAAGAAAGTTAAAACTCTGTTGCATCACACCTCCTGTCAAAAAGGTATTCGATGTAGTAGAGCTTCTGGACTTGTTCGAAGTTTTTGAAACGGAACAAGAAGCCGTTAATTCCCTTTCTAAATAAAATCCACGTGGCTTACGCCTCGTTTTTCATTATCTCCGCACTTTTTTTCTTCCAGGTTTGGATCAACCTGGATATCTTCCCGGTTGTTTGGCCTGATGAAGTTTTGTTTTTTTCACCTTCCCTCTCATTTGCAACCGAAGGACATCTACAGACCAATGTTTTAAATGGACTAATCCCCGGTATGGAATCCAAAACTTTATGGATGCCTCCCTTATATTTTCTTTTCTCTGGCCTCACACTCACTGTTTTTCCTGACTCACTCACAACAGTTCGCATTGCAAATGCCTTCATCGTTTATCTTACTGGTTTAGGTTTTTATATTCTTTTGCGAAGACAATCCGTCTCGGAGTTTGCAAGCCAAATTGCTTTGGCCAGTTTGTTGTGGGAACCTTTACTTTTCCGTTTTGGAACAGCAGCAAGAATGGAAGGTCTTACTGCATTTTTCTTTATCCTGAGTCTACTTTTTGCAACTAACAAAAGATTTACGAATTTATGGTCTCCCTTGTTCGCTGGAATTGCACTTTCCTTATCTTCATTATCACATCCAATCGGTGCATCCTTTGGATTAGTAACTTTATTTTTGGTATGGAGGAACTTTGGAATCAGATCTTTTCCTTGGTTCATTCTCGGAGGAATCCTCCCTATCCTATGTTGGTTGTATTACATTCATCCCAATTGGGATTGGTTTGAAATCCAATTTGGAGCTCAACTCACACGCAAAAGAAATTTACTGCAAACATTCACCCTGATTGACAAACTAAAAGTTTTTTCTTTTGGATTTGGATTTTCCAAAGTCCGTTTGTTTGTAATCGCAATTCAACTTACATCTTTAGTCTTTGTAGCCTATCGATCACTCAAAGAATTCAAAACACTGAATCAAAAGTGGATTGTATTTTGGATTTGGATTTTTTCAGTTCTTTTGTCTTTATATACTTCATCAGAAGGATGGTATGTTTTTCATATTTTGTTCCCACTCGCATTTGGGATGGCTTTGTTATGCGACACAAAAGGATTTTATTCAAAGATTGCTTTTTTCGGAATCATATTATCTCTTTCCAGCTTACTTTATACAAATCACATCCATTGGTTTCGAACTGAATCCAAACAAATTCTTGAATCCCACTTCCAACATTTGGAAATGAGTTTAAAAAATTCTAAATTTGTTTATTTGCAAGCACTTCCCGATCCGTATTTTGACTTACGAAAAAAAAGACCCGATTTGAATATTTTGGAATTTATTCCAGGAGAACTAGACATTCCTTCCGAGGCGTACATCAAAACCATCCAATCCAGAGATAGTTTTGTATTTTATGATGACCAACTCATCAACCATGTGATCAAAGATATTTTAAAAAAATCCGCATGGAATCGAGAGGAATGGGAAATTCCTGTTCCAAGTAATCATTGGTTACACTATAAAACCATTGTGTACACAAAAAAATGAATGAGCGGTTTTTATTCAGAACTGTATTGGTTCCAATCTTCAGTTTTCTTTTTTGTATCGGTTGTTACCATTCTAATCATCCAACAAATCATTATTTATCTCTTTTAGGAGGACTATCTTTGGAGAAACGCATAACAATTGTTGGAGACTCTCTAGGGCAGTGGTCTGATGGTTTTGGATTAAGAACAAAACTACCGCAAGAGTTCAAAATCACCGATATTTCAGTTGCTGGTTACACAACAGAAGACTGGTTACAAAATCGAAACAGAATGACTGAAATTCCAACTGATCTTTGGATCATAGAATTGGGAACCAACGATGCAATGGTCTATGGAACTAGTGGTTTTGAATCGAGAACCTTAGAATTGATTTCTATTTTGCAATCCTCACCAATTACAAAGATCCTTTTGACAACCATTCCGTTAACCAATATGACTTCTATTCGGGAAATCATTCGTTCAAACAACCAAATCCTTCGACAACTGAAAGTTACAAAACCAAATGTCGATTTTGTAGAAATCGAATTGTTATTTGAATCGAATTCTGCAGAAATCCCATTGTATCCGATTTCTGATCCCATTCACCCCAATCAATTGGGGTATGAACTCATGGGAGAAGCATACCGCAAAAAAATATTAGGAATTTAAATCTGCGAGGATTTTGAGACCCTTTAGAGTCATCATTGGATCAATTTCATCAAACACTTGGTTATGCGAAGCATGTATTGTGGTAACAAGACCACCAGTTCCAACTACCACATAATCACCAGGATGTTCTTCTTTAATCGCTCTTACAATTTCTTTCAATAGTCCAATCCAACCAAAGAAAAATCCAGCCTGAATAGATTCTACGGTAGATTCACCTAATACGCGTTTGGGAGATCCAAAAACGATAGGAGGAAGTTGGGCCGTGTTACGCGTTAATGCGTCCATAGAAATTTTTAAACCGGGAGCAATAACTCCACCAACATATTCTGGTTTTTCGCTAATGACACAAAAGGTAGTAGCAGTTCCCAAATCCACGAGGATTGCTTTTTTTCCGGGATAGGTTTTGGCACAATATGCTGCGTTTACCAATCGGTCAGCACCAATTTCAAAGGGGCGCGGATAACTAATGCCAAAGTTAAGTTTCATTTGGTAATGAACACGTAGTGGATTTACATTAAACCAATCCTCTAACATTCGTTCTACGATTGGATTCAAAGAAGGAACTACACTAGAATAAATAGCCATTTTCACTCGATCAGCTTTTACATTCTCTTGTGTTAAAAATCCCTTCAAAAAAAGGCCAAGTTCATCGGAAGTTCGATCCCTTCGAGTTACCGTTCTCTTATGAAAATCAGGAGTGTCCTCACCTTCACGAAAAACTCCAAATACAGTGTTTGTATTTCCTACATCGATTACTAATAATAATGGTGATTCTGACATTTATATAATCCGAAAATTTGGTGAAGTGTCCATAAGTTCAATCTTTTCGCCGGTTTCCGTCATAATGAGAAGGAATCCTAATTCATCAATTCCCAAAACACGGCCACGAACCATTCTGGATTGCCATTCGGTTTCAATGACTTTGTGTTTTAATAAGGAATGATCTTCGATCCAAACCAAATCCTTTAAAATTTGTCCTTGGTCGAGTAAGGAAATCACTGCTTGATTGATGTCTACAATCAACTGATTGACAAATCTTTCTAAAATACCTTCCCCCAATGGTTCGTCACATAAAAAAGTAGCCTTCTCTTTCAAAGTTTCAGGAATACTCCTTCCAAAAAAATTGAGTCCAATTCCAATCACCACTTCAAAAATTCCATTTGTGAATTCGGATTGAACTAAAATTCCTGCTACTTTTTTATCTCCGCGATAGATATCGTTAGGCCACTTGACGGTTGTATCTTGTTCTCGTTCTGGAAAAAAATGATAGGTAGTTTTTAAAACAGCAGAGGATATGAATATGGATAACAAAGGAAGAGAAATTTCCGCAGCAGAAATTCTAATTTTCCCGGAAAATATCAAAGGATCTTCACCTAACGATTGCCAAACATTCTGTCCGCGGCCTTTCCCCGCAGTTTGTTCTTCAGCAATCACCCATGAACCAAAAGGAATTTTTTCATCACGAATCCACTCGTTGGTGGAAGTGACGGTAGGAAGCCTATGACCCAATTCTGATTTTAACAATCTATATTCCATGCGTCTATTTCTCTTTCGATTCGGATTGACGAAAGTAAAAAATCTATTAGATTGAAAGTATGAAACTATCTGGAAATACAGTACTTGTCACTGGTTGTGGTATGGGAATCGGAGCCTTAACAGCAGAACGATTGGCCAAAGAAGGAAATGATATTATAGGTGTAGATATCAAACTACCAATCCTAAAAGAAATCCAAACCAAAGTGGAATCACTTGGTAGAAAATTTTATGGCTTTGCTTGCGACCTTTCCAAAGAATCAGAGATAGAATCTCTAATCAAACAAATCCAAAAGAAAAAACTGACCTTCCAAATTTTAGTCAATAATGCCGGAATCGCTCCCAGCGGATATTACGAAGGAAAGGATTTTTCCGTTTGGAGTAAGGCAATTCAAATCAATGTGGCCGGACCCATGAAGTTGGTTTATCTTTCTCTTCCTATCCTGCGAGAACAAAAGGAAGCGACAATTATCAATTTGGCAAGTATAGCCGGAAAATTTGGTACGGAAGGAACTGTAACCTATTCAGCAACGAAACATGCAATGGTTGGTTTTTCCCAAGCTTTAAAAATGGAGCTTTATGATACCCAAATCGGTGTTAGCTGGATTTGTCCAACAATGGTCAATACCAGAATGATCGACGGAGTCAAACCTTCTCTTTTCACCCCAGTGATTGAACCTTTTCAGGTTGCAGATGCCATTGTCAAAGCGATCCAAAAAAATCCTGGTGAAGTTTTGGTTCCTTCTTATTTGCGGGCCTCCATTGTCATCCTACCCGCCTTATTTCCCAAATTTTCCCTCTGGTTGGCGGTCAAAACAAAAGCATCAAAAGGTTGGCTATTAGCAAACAAGGGACTTGAGAAAAATATTCCTGTTTAGAGGATAGGTTTTATGCATATTTCTCAGATCCTCGGTAAAAAACAAACAACCATCAGCTTCGAATTTTTTCCCCCAAAGAATGCGGAAGCTTCCGAGGATTTGTTCCGAAACATCCAAGAATTGTCCCAAATGAACCCAGCATATGTAAGTGTCACTTATGGAGCTGGGGGATCGACAAGAGATCTGACTCATGACCTTGTGGTCAAACTACAGGAAGAAACTGGACTAACGATTGTTAGTCATCTTACTTGTGTTGGTTCAACAAAAGATGAAATTCGAGAAATTCTGAAACGATATCAAAAAAGTGGAATCCATAACATCATGGCACTACGTGGTGATCCACCAAAGGGCCAAACGGAATTTCACAAAACGGAAAATGGATTTGAATTTGCTGGTGAATTGGTTGGGTTTATCAAAAAAGAATTTCCAGAGATGGGAGTTGGAGTTGCTGGTTTTCCAGAAGGCCATCCCTCTACGCCCAATCGTTTAAAAGAAATCGAATATTTGAAATGGAAAGTGGACCAAGGTGTAGATTATATTTGTACCCAGTTATTTTTTAATAATAACGATTTTTATGATTTTGTAGAACGTTGTGAAATTGCCGGAATCAAAGTTCCTATCATCGCTGGGATTATGCCTATCACTTCTCGAAAAGGAATGGCTCGAATGGCAGAATTGTCACTTGGAACCAACTTCCCTGCTAAATTATTAAAATCTCTTTCTCGTGCAGAAGATGATGTGTATGCAGAAAATGTTGGCATTCATTGGGCCACTGAACAAGTACGGGATTTATTGGATCACAAAATTGCTGGCATCCATATGTATACGCTTAACAAGTCCAAGGCGACAAGAAGAATTTACGAATCACTCGGGATTAGAAATTTCGACAGCATTGGTTGAAGACGTCGGAGTCGGTGAGATACTTATCCACCGACTATCTTTCCAAATTCCATCCAACACCAAATTCCCTTTTGCATTTACGATCCTCGATTGACCTTGTAGTTCGTTATTCTCCCAATTTCCTTCTAACAGTAAACCATCAGAGAAAAGATATTTGCCGAATCCATGTCGTTTGCCTTTTTTATAGGTACCAATAAATTTGTCACCATTCGCATAACGATAAATACCTTTTCCTTCTTTATAACCAAACTGGTATTCACCTTCAAAAATATCTCCATTAGAATATTGATAAATTCCTGAACCATGTTTGATATCTTCAAAGAATTCACCTTCAAAACGATCGCCGTTTTCATATTGAACCAGAAATTTTCCATTCCTGCAATTTTCCCCTTCGCAGATTTTTTGGTTCGACTTGCAGAGGCAGAAAAGGGATAAAAATAATAATAATAAATATTTGGGACGCATGAATGGCTGGGAGATGGATTTTTTTCCGTCAATTAGTAAGTATAAGTCTCAAGTAAAAACTAGTTCGGAATTAAGGCAATACATATGTCACAAAAAAAAGCACTGATCGTAGACGATAGTACTGTTACTCGTTTAATGATCAGAAAGATTATTTTAGACAAATACCCAGAATGGGAGATTTTGGAGGCAAGTTCTGCAGACGATGCCAAGACTTTGTTGTCCGAAAACCAAGACATCGACTTTTTCACGTTGGATCAAAACATGCCTGGGATCTTGTCCGGTTTGGATTTAGCTGAAGAACT encodes the following:
- a CDS encoding STAS domain-containing protein, giving the protein MEIKTKKIGKHTLVHLNGRLDITHSDEVEAKLADDVQNGEGDIIINLELISYISSSGIRIFVGMVRELDKQGRKLKLCCITPPVKKVFDVVELLDLFEVFETEQEAVNSLSK
- a CDS encoding inositol monophosphatase family protein, whose product is MQSELLDRSYHFLNFLPEVADFLVQKHKESGLKVDEKGLYNLVTEADLKAESMILDEIQKNFPLDGILSEERGKIDGKSGYTWVVDPLDGTTNYTHGLPLYGISVGVVETESMTPVIGMVFFPELNTYYHAIKGQGAFREKTPIQVSKTGSLKDSLFVTGFPYDRNLSLDTLMQYYKSILQKSRGIRRTGAATLDLCWLAEGKFEGYYELGLKPWDMAAAGLIVLEANGKITSMDGNDFSILIPSLLASNGLVHEYLLAEFEGQINRVVY
- a CDS encoding glycosyltransferase, whose protein sequence is MNVFQHLDELKDSDGVGNDAIGLAEVFASLGYKSHFITRLPRKGKPLNSQFHLVNSFDFPTSEEDIHILHYGGAGYPYFLFQNLPGRKILRFHNITPASFYKNTTTPEIHSAMEKFESLSYLEIASLSIFCDSIWCDSEFNFQTISGYQFKNPYIIPICKLYETNSNLDTGIKNHSLVFVGRYSPQKKWEDLIELFSYWVEEFPDAQCLCLGSVIGAFDGYFDKLTNIVRIKKLEGKVLFLTGKSDLEVISILKESAAFVSMSEHEGFCLPILEAFGCGIPVFAYSAGAIPGTMKGAGFLFQTKDYHSLLLKLKENLYQTDKLHSLIENQYKTLKFYNQFPFQEVIDNILKSGIQ
- a CDS encoding site-specific integrase produces the protein MLNKDLKLPALLPQVLTVDVTTLDNRLIDQSEVRTLLLRLRYRNYHHYLIIKFLVCTGLSLPELIHLKISDFNAERTIFKLKNGGRLQRRKIFLEPNLALELYRYSSEFSPTDYLFPGRYGKLRTRTVQKILKNASNLISREIHIPFLRDVIALDLFKKGFPVWEIQEFLGHRTTRSTKQRILLHIPVEERTDPRLFNRNKNQAA
- a CDS encoding glycosyltransferase family 4 protein gives rise to the protein MAKILIITARFLEQASGGAEKLAYDYASILSEFNDVTVCTSSAKDYVSWKNEFPKGDQIENSIRVKRFPVTQTRNIKKMNHLLNQCLEKGDSVSEKEQWEFLKEQGPYCPDLVKYVAKEQKSYDLAILIGYLYYPVVASIPNLEIPFVIVPTFHDEPPFRLPIYRKTYSNHYFYSFNAPEELSVYESYSKQKLSSYFLIGTYLVDRFEKQKSKISNSTQLITIGRIEPAKGYPDLFHYFENWKLYSNRTDVSIKCLGSISSLEIPKDPLITFTGFVSEEEKISEIQKSFLLLNPSAFESFSISIMEAWIQEKPVLVNANSSVMRGHCLRSQGGLYYSDSLSFQRTLDFLLENRDLAYRLGRNGREYVLKNFTQDVIRIKLNQMVSILLG
- a CDS encoding 5-bromo-4-chloroindolyl phosphate hydrolysis family protein, with protein sequence MSEVQLEQNQEERKWARRAHLSTILTYPMALLPFPFFISSLGAMVYPFVLWLSRNKSSYSAKQSLEAIYLQALLSLGFFGFGTKFSNDRVLLVFSYVLMAFIHVVFLGIAIYRTTIGKAHHYPFSFFPFLFSSNQTKENWNELKKKFEDKVEFSDYKSQMEKLDGFRITTEKESKLLKDLNLQGLCNEYLHSLSDLRVKLAEDPLSFRKAKQFLNYFPETVFKILNQYNQLSSEVNSPESEKRKTELSSLLSEVIKTTEQVRNKLKADETLNLDVEITAMKKNIEFGGY
- a CDS encoding toxic anion resistance protein, coding for MDSLELKTNDPELQLTKEDLQKVEELTGQIKLNSPNDVVSYGAPAQAKVSEFADKVLSEIKTKDSGYAGELLNNLLFKIKDLNLDSFAGQGGTLSKIPLIGGLFDASRKFLAKFEDLQSQIEKIVDELHTARTNLTKDITLLQALYEKNLEYFKEIQVYIAAGDQKVKELRDKILPEMLEKAKAQGDTLASQQYQDMVQMVDRFEKKIHDLKLTRILSLQTGPQIRLIQNGNQVLVEKIQSSILNTIPLWKNQIVIALGLLRQRKALEAQKEVSKTTNDLIQKNAEMLKSGTVEIARESEKGIIEIDTLKSVNQKLIETITETLKIQEDGRQKRKSAEQEMIKIESEIKQKLLESK
- a CDS encoding glycosyltransferase, coding for MNIHQFSAGFQLGDAISQEMLEIKRLLSKEGYNGKIFAENVFSHDRKYAEKLTKANIKPDDALVYHHSIHSEALEFILKFPNRKILIYHNVTPEDFFTGYDLKFSYLLRKGREDLEMIRDIFHHSFAVSNFNLLELQELGFKNARLLPLHLNFQKWKDVPRDLKLKTFAYPSFLFVGRIAPNKRQDDLIRFARTWKSKMGNQFSMRMLGFCNPNQQSYLDELNFMIHHLDLSEEVKIISYVDETMLKKIYSESNMFLSMSEHEGFCVPLMEAMYFHLPVVAFAAGAIPETLDHSGILFDSKDFDSLVPLVDSVFQNSEFRNSIIGAQNIRLDDYLQSTSILPILEVVRN